The following are encoded in a window of Fusarium oxysporum f. sp. lycopersici 4287 chromosome 5, whole genome shotgun sequence genomic DNA:
- a CDS encoding catalase, with amino-acid sequence MSLNSNQLDPRQHPLQAIGNAIGAETQGERRNPRMSHMQGANEGPADVIAKVSGAHAGGKREDDGAYFTNNEGIPFPDPKTVGGLPLISDTFLLQSKNLERKSITVLLQCCTQDVTELTKANFLSSVGEKTPVFVRFSTVTLGREFPDEARNPRGFAIKFYTMEGNYDIVGLNFVSQAILSVHCTKLTKVQPVFFCRDPIQGPDVIRSQYRNPTNFLLDHDALFDLLANTPEANHAGLMFFSDHGTPQGWRFNHGYGCHTFKWVNSNGEFVYIKYHFIAKHGQKQFTDSEAMQMCGEDPDYSKRDLWEAIEKGEEIEWTAHVQVMDPRQADPDKLGFDPFDVTKVWPRSQFPMKEFGRLVLNKNPENFHRDVEQAAFSPGSMVPGIEDSPDPLLQFRMFFYRDAQYHRIGVNLHQIPVNCPFMAKSYASLNFDGQMRVDANHAGNKQYAPNSFAHKFRPDVAEAPYQVSDNIASRVSHYWHEGKKNDYDQAKDLWKKVMSEQEKKNTCYNTAKGLRRVKFPEIQSKYLAQVYNISEDYAQGIYDLLDQPQFEFSKVKELAETAQEWYKEPKFRPGPGSKLAGYPPSSAVYQA; translated from the exons ATGTCTCTCAACTCCAACCAACTCGACCCTCGCCAGCACCCTCTTCAGGCTATTGGCAATGCCATTGGCGCTGAGACTCAAGGAGAACGTCGAAACCCTCGAATGAGTCACATGCAAGGTGCCAATGAGGGACCAGCAGATGTCATCGCCAAGGTCTCTGGTGCACACGCCGGAGGGAAGAGGGAGGATGATGGAGCGTACTTCACTAACAATGAGGGCATTCCCTTCCCTGACCC CAAGACGGTTGGTGGGCTTCCTTTGATCAGCGACACATTCCTCTTGCA GTCTAAGAATCTTGAGCGCAAGTCTATCACTGTTTTACTTCAATGT TGTACCCAGGATGTGACTGAACTCACT AAAGCCAACTTCTTGTCGTCTGTTGGAGAAAAGACACCCGTCTTTGTCAGATTCTCTACTGTGACTCTCGGTCGAGAATTCCCAGACGAGGCTCGTAACCCTCGAGGCTTCGCCATCAAATTCTACACCATGGAGGGGAACTACGACATTGTCGGCCTAAACTTCGTCAGTCAAGCCATCCTCTCTGTTCATTGTACCAAACTAACCAAGGTGCAgcccgtcttcttctgccgCGACCCCATTCAAGGACCAGACGTCATCCGCTCTCAGTACCGCAACCCAACAAACTTCCTCCTCGATCACGACGCCCTCTTCGATCTCCTCGCCAACACCCCCGAAGCCAACCACGCGGGCCTCATGTTCTTCAGCGATCACGGAACTCCCCAAGGGTGGCGCTTCAACCACGGCTACGGCTGCCACACCTTCAAGTGGGTAAACTCCAACGGAGAGTTCGTCTACATCAAATACCACTTCATCGCAAAGCACGGTCAGAAGCAGTTCACTGACAGTGAAGCTATGCAAATGTGCGGTGAAGATCCCGATTACTCGAAGAGAGATCTTTGGGAGGCTATTGAAAAGGGTGAGGAGATTGAGTGGACGGCTCATGTGCAAGTCATGGATCCTAGACAAGCGGACCCTGATAAGCTTGGGTTCGATCCTTTTGATGTCACAAAGGTTTGGCCGCGATCGCAGTTCCCGATGAAGGAGTTTGGAAGATTGGTGCTAAACAAGAACCCTGAGAACTTCCATCGAGATGTGGAACAGGCTGCTTTTTCGCCTGGTAGTATGGTCCCTGGTATTGAAGACTCTCCTGATCCCCTTCTTCAATTCCGCATGTTCTTCTACCGCGACGCTCAATATCATCGCATCGGTGTCAATCTGCACCAAATCCCCGTCAATTGTCCTTTCATGGCCAAGTCCTATGCGTCACTCAACTTTGACGGGCAGATGCGTGTTGATGCCAATCACGCGGGCAACAAACAATATGCACCCAACAGCTTCGCTCACAAGTTCAGACctgatgtcgctgaagcgCCGTATCAGGTCAGCGACAACATCGCAAGCAGGGTCAGTCACTATTGGCATGAGGGTAAGAAGAATGATTATGACCAAGCGAAGGATCTGTGGAAGAAGGTTATGAGtgagcaggagaagaagaatacTTGCTACAACACAGCCAAGGGTCTTCGTCGAGTCAAGTTTCCCGAGATCCAG AGCAAATATTTGGCCCAGGTGTACAACATCTCAGAGGATTATGCACAGGGCATTTACGATCTTCTGGACCAACCTCAGTTTGAGTtttccaaggtcaaggaaCTGGCTGAGACTGCGCAGGAGTGGTATAAAGAGCCCAAGTTTAGGCCTGGTCCTGGATCAAAGTTGGCTGGATATCCTCCGTCTTCAGCCGTTTATCAGGCATAA